In the genome of Ictalurus furcatus strain D&B chromosome 13, Billie_1.0, whole genome shotgun sequence, one region contains:
- the si:ch73-256g18.2 gene encoding small integral membrane protein 36 codes for MGFMELYLEIDPVTLNLIILIASYVILLLVFLISCVLYDCRGKDPTKEYDPEPPAPQQQPPVQLVANSPPSTQYNKQNNIVGNSYVPPTPDTREKRSTLV; via the coding sequence ATGGGTTTCATGGAGTTATACCTGGAGATTGACCCAGTCACTTTAAACCTCATTATTCTCATTGCAAGCTATGTGATCCTGCTCCTGGTCTTCCTCATCTCCTGTGTCCTCTATGACTGCAGAGGCAAAGACCCCACTAAGGAGTATGATCCGGAGCCTCCGGCCCCACAACAGCAGCCTCCCGTTCAGCTTGTGGCGAACTCTCCACCATCTACCCAGTATAACAAGCAAAACAACATCGTAGGAAACAGCTATGTGCCACCCACCCCTGATACACGTGAGAAGAGGAGCACACTGGTATAA
- the LOC128617352 gene encoding transmembrane protein 100-like, giving the protein MSAEHAVRTNSILDQHLELTVATGGTEVSCYHCTLPFSIVILMIGIAVTAVAYSFNSHGSVISILGLVLLSSSLLLLLLLLLGLTALHWKLRQQKMDRHSASQCTLVESPRPN; this is encoded by the coding sequence ATGAGTGCTGAGCATGCAGTGAGGACAAACTCCATCTTAGACCAACATCTAGAGCTGACTGTGGCCACTGGAGGAACAGAGGTCTCCTGCTATCATTGCACATTACCGTTCAGCATTGTGATCTTGATGATTGGCATTGCAGTTACAGCCGTAGCCTACAGCTTCAACTCCCATGGTTCCGTCATCTCCATTCTGGGGCTGGTGCTGCTCTCCAGcagtctgctgctgctgctgctgctgctgctcggCCTCACTGCACTGCACTGGAAACTCAGACAGCAAAAAATGGACAGACACTCAGCAAGTCAGTGCACTCTAGTGGAGAGCCCGAGACCCAACtga